In Cyanobacteria bacterium GSL.Bin1, one genomic interval encodes:
- a CDS encoding photosystem I reaction center subunit XII, producing the protein MRMFKVTACVPSQTRIRTQRELQNTYFTKLVPYDNWFTEQQRIMKMGGKIVKVQLATGKPGTNTGLM; encoded by the coding sequence ATGAGAATGTTTAAGGTGACCGCTTGCGTTCCCAGTCAAACTCGCATTCGGACTCAACGCGAACTACAAAATACTTACTTTACCAAGCTCGTTCCTTACGATAACTGGTTTACTGAGCAACAGCGCATTATGAAAATGGGTGGGAAAATTGTCAAAGTCCAACTTGCCACTGGCAAGCCAGGTACCAATACCGGTTTAATGTAA
- the apcB gene encoding allophycocyanin subunit beta: MQDAITSVINSADVQGKYLDDAAMEKLKGYFQTGQLRVRAANVISANAANIVKEAVAKSLLYSDITRPGGNMYTTRRYAACIRDLDYYLRYSTYAMLAGDPSILDERVLNGLKETYNSLGVPINATVQAIQAMKEVTAGLVGPDAGKEMGVYFDYICSGLS, encoded by the coding sequence ATGCAAGACGCAATTACCTCCGTTATTAACTCGGCTGACGTACAAGGAAAATACCTTGATGATGCAGCAATGGAAAAGCTGAAAGGCTATTTCCAAACTGGTCAACTACGCGTGCGTGCCGCCAATGTCATCAGCGCTAACGCAGCTAACATTGTCAAAGAAGCAGTGGCAAAATCCTTACTGTATTCTGATATTACCCGTCCTGGCGGTAATATGTACACCACCCGTCGTTATGCTGCTTGCATCCGCGACTTAGACTACTATCTTCGTTACTCCACCTACGCGATGCTCGCCGGTGATCCTTCCATTCTTGATGAGCGTGTTCTCAATGGCTTAAAAGAAACCTATAATTCCCTAGGGGTTCCCATTAACGCTACTGTCCAAGCGATTCAAGCGATGAAAGAAGTGACGGCAGGTCTTGTCGGTCCTGATGCTGGTAAAGAAATGGGCGTGTACTTCGACTACATTTGCTCTGGCTTAAGCTAA
- a CDS encoding allophycocyanin — translation MSIVTKSIVNADAEARYLSPGELDRIKAFVEGGEQRLRIAQTLTSARERIVKQAGDQLFQKRPDVVSPGGNAYGEEMTATCLRDMDYYLRLVTYGVVAGDVTPIEEIGLVGVREMYNSLGTPINAVAESVRSMKDIACSMMSAEDAAEAGSYFNYVIGAMQ, via the coding sequence ATGAGTATTGTCACGAAATCCATCGTGAACGCTGATGCTGAAGCTCGTTACCTCAGCCCCGGCGAATTAGACCGTATTAAAGCCTTCGTCGAAGGTGGCGAACAACGTCTCCGTATTGCTCAAACCCTTACCAGTGCTCGTGAGCGTATTGTTAAGCAAGCTGGCGACCAACTCTTCCAAAAGCGTCCTGATGTTGTGTCTCCCGGTGGCAACGCTTATGGCGAAGAAATGACAGCAACCTGCTTACGCGACATGGATTACTATCTTCGCCTCGTCACCTATGGAGTTGTTGCAGGGGATGTCACTCCTATTGAAGAAATCGGTTTAGTGGGTGTTCGCGAAATGTACAATTCTCTTGGCACTCCGATCAATGCCGTGGCAGAAAGTGTACGTTCCATGAAAGATATTGCTTGCTCAATGATGTCTGCTGAAGATGCAGCGGAAGCAGGATCTTACTTCAACTATGTAATTGGCGCAATGCAATAA
- a CDS encoding photosystem I reaction center subunit X, with amino-acid sequence MISASGGSSVARPQLYQTVPLSKLSQAEQQDRFLEQGELKELDTFFQLGTQRVEIAQVITRNSELIVSRAANRIFTGGSPMAYLEKPREEAPVMVPAGGEESDVGRQMQLGTVSYIESSGGGFLEGLRSLFSVSGSSSVPIPPGFRPINVSRYGPQNMQKSLRDLSWMLRYVTYAIVAGDPNIITVNVRGLREVIENACSSAATLVALGEMQAAALGYFKQDEAGRATVEQYFQVLISEFKAPTPSNKVRQRPSSDQQGLELPQSYFNAAENRPKYAMKPGLSNSEKQTAVKAAYRQVFERDITRAYSLSISDLESKVKNCEISMKEFIRRLGKSPLYRKQFYEPFINSRALELAFRHFLGRGPSSREEVQTYFSIVSNGGLPALIDALVDSKEYSDYFGEETVPYIRGLGEEAQECRNWGMQQDLFNYSAPFRKIPQFITTYAQYNRPLADQHPYGSGNDPLEIQFGAIFPKETRNPSKSPAPFSKDTRRILINRGPATYNQTGNPKARGLFPGSLGPKVFRADRMAFSGLTDKTNNSYSVKYSESSSQKLILACYRQVFGRDVYEGQRLKTAEIKLENGEITVRDFIRMLAKSELFRKLYWTSLYVTKSIEYIHRRLLGRPTYGRQEINKYFDICSKQGFYALVDAIINTQEYSETFGEDTVPYERYLTPGGLQLRTRTNNLRQDVGTEIKPEVTPRYQELGQVAANRSEPDLQYRIKQGVNKRREQSKQFKLTNLQDKVALQNLISAAYRQIFERDIEPYVVKAEFTNLESKLGNGEITVKEFIEGLGCSDLYIKEFYTPYPNTKVIELGTKHFLGRAPLNQKEIQKYNQLLATQGIRAFVKALVNSIEYSQEFGEDVVPYRRYPTLPAANFPNTESLYNKLTKQDDELVVPSFEPTRSKMNNAQLPLASQANGNSGAGQVADYLELARSMNTLEAAQETSTVARIFRHSPQGSTQQTRSVMNGIYAQLLNVPQDNVPDQFRLEAWEEKLLAGNCTVREFVKALAKSDVYQRRFVFPYPNPKVVECLYRHLLGRAASGIEVHQMTNLLTNQGLDAVVDYLVDGAEYNRFFGEMVVPYAKENNR; translated from the coding sequence ATGATTAGTGCCTCCGGTGGAAGTTCAGTCGCACGTCCTCAGCTTTACCAAACGGTTCCCCTTTCTAAGTTATCCCAAGCCGAACAGCAAGACCGCTTTTTGGAACAAGGAGAACTGAAAGAATTAGATACTTTCTTCCAGTTGGGAACTCAACGCGTCGAAATTGCGCAAGTGATTACTCGAAATTCCGAGTTGATTGTTTCTCGTGCTGCGAACCGCATTTTTACAGGGGGTTCGCCGATGGCATATCTCGAAAAACCGAGAGAAGAAGCGCCAGTGATGGTTCCTGCCGGCGGCGAAGAAAGTGATGTTGGTCGCCAAATGCAACTCGGAACAGTGAGCTATATCGAAAGCAGTGGCGGTGGCTTTTTAGAAGGGCTACGCTCACTCTTTAGTGTGTCGGGAAGTAGTAGTGTTCCCATTCCCCCGGGATTCCGTCCGATCAATGTTTCTCGCTATGGTCCCCAAAATATGCAGAAATCATTGCGCGACTTATCCTGGATGTTGCGGTATGTCACTTACGCGATCGTTGCTGGTGATCCTAATATTATTACTGTTAACGTTCGTGGTTTGCGCGAAGTGATTGAAAATGCTTGTTCGAGTGCAGCAACTTTGGTCGCTCTCGGAGAAATGCAAGCAGCTGCTTTAGGTTACTTTAAACAAGACGAAGCTGGGCGCGCTACAGTTGAACAATATTTCCAAGTGCTCATCTCAGAATTTAAAGCGCCAACCCCCTCCAATAAAGTGCGTCAGCGTCCGAGTAGCGACCAGCAAGGGCTAGAACTGCCTCAAAGCTACTTTAATGCAGCAGAAAATCGTCCCAAATACGCAATGAAGCCGGGACTCTCTAACTCAGAAAAACAAACTGCGGTCAAAGCAGCCTATCGTCAAGTCTTTGAACGAGATATTACTCGCGCTTACAGTCTCTCGATTTCTGATTTAGAATCCAAGGTTAAAAATTGCGAAATCTCGATGAAGGAATTTATCCGTCGTTTGGGTAAATCTCCCCTTTATCGCAAGCAGTTCTATGAACCCTTTATCAATAGTCGCGCTTTAGAACTGGCGTTTCGTCACTTCCTCGGACGGGGTCCCTCATCTCGCGAAGAAGTGCAAACCTACTTCTCCATCGTTTCTAATGGTGGACTTCCCGCTTTAATTGATGCCTTAGTCGATAGCAAAGAATATTCTGACTACTTTGGCGAAGAAACCGTTCCTTATATTCGCGGTTTAGGAGAAGAAGCCCAAGAATGTCGCAACTGGGGAATGCAGCAAGACCTGTTTAACTACAGCGCACCTTTCCGCAAAATTCCTCAATTTATCACCACCTACGCCCAATATAATCGTCCACTCGCCGATCAACATCCTTATGGCAGCGGGAATGATCCGCTCGAAATTCAATTTGGTGCAATCTTTCCGAAAGAAACTCGCAATCCCAGTAAGAGTCCTGCCCCCTTTAGTAAAGATACCCGTCGCATCTTAATTAATCGTGGACCGGCAACTTATAACCAAACCGGTAATCCGAAAGCCCGCGGTTTATTCCCCGGCTCTCTCGGTCCCAAAGTCTTCCGCGCTGACCGGATGGCGTTTTCGGGTTTAACGGATAAAACCAATAACAGCTACAGTGTTAAATACTCGGAAAGCAGTTCTCAAAAGCTGATTTTAGCTTGTTATCGCCAAGTGTTTGGTCGCGATGTTTACGAAGGACAACGTCTCAAAACCGCTGAAATTAAGCTGGAAAATGGCGAGATTACCGTTCGTGACTTTATCCGGATGCTGGCGAAGTCGGAACTGTTCCGGAAGCTCTACTGGACTTCTCTTTATGTGACCAAATCCATTGAATACATTCATCGTCGGCTTCTCGGTCGTCCCACTTATGGGCGTCAGGAAATTAACAAATACTTTGATATTTGTTCAAAACAAGGTTTTTACGCTTTAGTCGATGCGATCATCAATACTCAAGAGTACAGTGAAACGTTTGGCGAAGACACCGTTCCTTACGAACGTTACCTCACTCCCGGTGGCTTGCAACTGCGCACCCGCACCAATAATCTTCGTCAAGATGTGGGGACTGAAATCAAACCAGAAGTGACGCCGCGCTATCAAGAATTAGGTCAAGTCGCGGCAAATCGCAGCGAACCGGATTTGCAATATCGGATTAAGCAAGGCGTGAATAAGCGTCGCGAGCAAAGTAAGCAATTTAAGCTGACCAACTTGCAAGACAAAGTGGCGCTGCAAAATTTGATTAGTGCGGCTTATCGTCAGATCTTTGAACGGGATATTGAACCCTATGTTGTCAAAGCCGAGTTTACTAATCTAGAAAGTAAACTCGGTAACGGAGAAATCACCGTGAAAGAGTTTATTGAAGGACTCGGTTGCTCTGATTTATACATTAAAGAGTTCTATACCCCCTATCCCAACACTAAAGTCATTGAGTTGGGAACAAAACATTTCCTAGGACGAGCGCCATTAAATCAGAAAGAGATTCAGAAATATAACCAATTGTTGGCAACGCAAGGGATTCGCGCGTTTGTTAAGGCATTAGTCAACAGCATAGAGTACTCCCAAGAGTTTGGTGAAGATGTGGTTCCTTATCGCCGCTATCCTACCTTACCTGCTGCCAACTTCCCCAATACGGAAAGTCTTTACAATAAACTGACGAAGCAGGATGATGAGTTAGTGGTTCCGAGTTTTGAACCCACGCGCTCTAAGATGAATAACGCTCAGTTACCTTTAGCCAGCCAAGCCAATGGTAACAGTGGTGCGGGACAAGTCGCTGACTATTTAGAGTTAGCGCGATCGATGAATACCCTCGAAGCTGCCCAAGAAACGTCAACAGTAGCGCGTATTTTCCGGCATTCTCCCCAAGGGAGTACCCAACAGACCCGATCAGTGATGAATGGGATTTATGCCCAATTACTCAATGTTCCTCAAGACAATGTTCCTGATCAGTTCCGTTTAGAAGCATGGGAAGAAAAACTCCTTGCTGGTAACTGCACGGTACGGGAATTTGTTAAAGCATTGGCGAAGTCTGATGTTTACCAACGGCGTTTCGTTTTCCCTTATCCGAATCCAAAAGTCGTTGAGTGTCTCTATCGCCATTTATTAGGACGAGCTGCCAGTGGCATTGAAGTTCATCAAATGACAAACTTACTCACCAACCAAGGTTTGGATGCAGTAGTTGATTATTTAGTTGATGGTGCAGAATATAACCGTTTCTTTGGTGAAATGGTGGTCCCCTACGCCAAAGAAAATAATCGCTAA